A genomic stretch from Pararhizobium sp. IMCC21322 includes:
- the glgX gene encoding glycogen debranching protein GlgX — translation MTIELLAGSPNHLGARHDGNGTNFAVFSANATQMDLCIFSEGGAVETARVPLPERTGHVWHGYAPGLSPGTLYGFRAHGTYAPEQGHRFNPNKLLLDPYARELRGDWTNSSVTLGYDPKSPKLDLSFDANDSAPFVPKSVVSDPELFRRIEERPDCDWEDALIYEAHVKGLTQEHPAVPQSVKGTYEGLASEPMLEHLQKLGVTAIELLPVHSFLDDGFLVARGLRNYWGYNTIGFFAPEPRYFGPQGLLGFRNMVRKFHAHGIKVILDVVYNHTAEGDHRGPTLCYRGLDNASYYRLISGQPRYYVNDTGCGNTVNVAHPLVLRMVMDSLRFWVQQMGVDGFRFDLATTLAREDHGFDRRGGFFDALRQDPVLSDVRLIAEPWDIGPGGYRLGQFPSEFSEWNDGFRDTVRRFWRGDKHSAQELGARLLGSAGEFDKDGRRAWASLNFVTSHDGFTLADVTRYNERHNLANGEDGADGHHANLSDNCGVEGETDDELIRKRRAKRQRNMLATLFLSQGTPMLLAGDEIGNSQQGNNNAYCQDNAIGWINWSKTDTELLDFARELSQFRRDHKCLRQNRFLHGATRSKDGYPDVEWTNFHGAPLQWRDPGLSQFCLTLRCSAEAPPTESDGDVVLLIFNREDEPSEVTLPETPEGQHWVCAIDTAALDVFPYCQAKDRTIACEGRSVIALVAKPNEGSW, via the coding sequence ATGACGATTGAACTTCTTGCAGGATCGCCGAACCATCTTGGTGCGCGACATGATGGCAATGGCACGAACTTTGCCGTGTTCTCGGCCAATGCCACGCAAATGGATTTGTGTATTTTTTCAGAAGGTGGCGCGGTCGAAACTGCGCGTGTTCCGCTTCCGGAGCGTACAGGTCATGTGTGGCATGGTTATGCGCCGGGGCTGTCACCCGGCACCCTTTACGGGTTTCGGGCGCACGGCACCTATGCACCGGAGCAGGGGCACAGGTTCAATCCCAACAAACTTCTGCTGGACCCCTATGCGCGCGAATTGAGGGGCGACTGGACCAACAGTTCCGTGACACTGGGTTACGATCCCAAATCGCCCAAGCTGGATCTGTCATTTGATGCCAATGACAGCGCGCCTTTTGTTCCAAAATCGGTTGTCTCAGATCCTGAATTGTTCAGGCGGATTGAAGAGCGGCCTGATTGTGACTGGGAAGATGCGCTGATCTATGAGGCTCATGTGAAGGGTCTGACACAGGAGCACCCGGCGGTACCGCAAAGCGTGAAGGGCACGTATGAAGGGCTTGCCTCGGAGCCCATGCTTGAGCATTTGCAAAAGCTTGGTGTGACGGCAATTGAGTTGCTGCCGGTTCATTCCTTCCTCGATGACGGGTTTTTGGTGGCTCGGGGTCTGCGCAATTACTGGGGCTATAATACCATCGGGTTTTTTGCGCCGGAGCCACGTTATTTTGGTCCTCAGGGGCTGTTGGGCTTTCGCAACATGGTGCGGAAATTCCATGCCCATGGCATCAAAGTCATTCTGGATGTTGTCTATAACCACACTGCAGAAGGTGATCATCGTGGGCCGACACTTTGCTATCGCGGCCTCGACAATGCTTCCTATTATCGGCTGATTTCCGGTCAGCCGCGTTATTATGTCAACGATACCGGCTGCGGCAACACGGTGAATGTGGCGCATCCCCTTGTGCTGCGCATGGTGATGGACAGTCTGCGTTTCTGGGTTCAGCAGATGGGCGTTGACGGGTTTCGCTTTGATCTGGCAACCACACTGGCGCGTGAGGATCATGGTTTTGATCGCAGGGGCGGTTTCTTTGATGCGCTGCGACAGGACCCGGTCCTGTCGGATGTGCGATTGATCGCAGAGCCCTGGGACATTGGTCCCGGTGGTTACCGTCTTGGCCAATTCCCTTCGGAGTTTTCAGAGTGGAATGACGGCTTTCGCGATACGGTCCGTCGTTTCTGGCGTGGAGACAAGCACAGTGCTCAGGAACTGGGTGCACGCTTGCTTGGCTCTGCCGGTGAGTTTGACAAGGATGGACGCAGAGCATGGGCGTCGCTGAATTTCGTCACGTCACATGATGGTTTCACGCTGGCCGATGTCACCCGCTACAATGAACGGCATAATCTTGCCAATGGCGAGGATGGCGCCGATGGCCATCATGCAAATCTGAGTGATAATTGTGGTGTCGAGGGTGAAACGGATGATGAGCTCATCCGCAAGCGGCGCGCCAAGCGGCAGAGAAATATGCTGGCAACCCTGTTTCTGTCACAGGGCACACCCATGCTTTTGGCGGGTGATGAAATCGGAAATTCTCAGCAAGGCAACAACAATGCCTATTGTCAGGACAATGCGATCGGCTGGATCAACTGGAGCAAAACTGATACGGAGTTGCTCGATTTTGCACGTGAGTTGTCGCAGTTTCGTCGTGACCATAAATGCTTGCGGCAAAATCGTTTCCTGCATGGTGCCACTCGTTCCAAGGACGGATATCCCGATGTGGAGTGGACTAATTTTCATGGTGCGCCGCTGCAATGGCGGGACCCCGGACTATCGCAATTCTGCCTGACGTTGCGATGCTCTGCGGAAGCTCCACCTACGGAAAGCGATGGCGACGTCGTATTGCTGATTTTCAATCGCGAAGATGAGCCCAGTGAAGTGACTTTGCCGGAGACACCAGAGGGGCAGCATTGGGTCTGCGCTATAGATACGGCAGCCCTTGATGTGTTTCCATACTGTCAGGCGAAGGATCGGACCATTGCCTGCGAAGGACGGTCTGTTATCGCCCTGGTTGCCAAACCCAATGAGGGCTCCTGGTGA
- the glgA gene encoding glycogen synthase GlgA, which yields MDVLFVASECAPFVKTGGLADVIGAVPKVLENHGVDVRVLLPAYPALAKVLASGDVVEEYPDLFGGPARIVSVHAEGLNMLLLDAPHLYDRPGSIYLNAKGIDWPDNHFRFGALSFVASRIGLNGIKGWKPDVINAHDWQAGLIPAYLKQEQMEGVGVTVPRCVMTIHNIAFQGLFDRSVCSDLGLSDELFHSEAIEYYGKLGFLKAGIALSDKITTVSPTYAYELLTPEFGMGLEGLLQARQQDLCGILNGIDLEVWNPQTDADLVAPYSTRSLKRRLKNREAIERRFGLTSNPTAPLFCVVSRLTSQKGLDLLLEALPVLIGRGARLALLGSGDKDLEAGFTKAAKDYAGSVGVIIGYDEKLSHVLQGGSDAILVPSRFEPCGLTQLYGVRYGTLPVVAKTGGLADTVVDANAANLKSKRATGVVFSPINADQLADAIHRTCDLFADQAVWKQMVLAAMKYPVGWDRSASVYYDLYKELADFE from the coding sequence ATGGATGTTCTGTTCGTCGCCTCCGAATGTGCGCCATTCGTCAAGACCGGTGGTCTGGCAGATGTGATTGGTGCTGTCCCCAAGGTTCTTGAGAACCATGGGGTTGATGTAAGAGTTCTGCTGCCGGCCTATCCGGCTCTGGCCAAAGTTCTTGCTTCGGGCGACGTGGTTGAGGAATATCCCGACCTTTTTGGCGGGCCGGCACGCATTGTGTCGGTCCATGCCGAAGGTCTCAACATGTTGCTGCTGGATGCTCCGCATCTGTATGACCGTCCCGGCAGTATCTACCTCAATGCTAAAGGCATAGATTGGCCGGATAATCATTTTCGGTTTGGAGCGCTGTCTTTCGTTGCTTCCAGAATTGGCCTGAATGGTATCAAAGGCTGGAAACCGGATGTCATCAACGCGCATGATTGGCAGGCCGGGCTGATACCGGCCTATCTCAAACAAGAACAGATGGAAGGTGTTGGCGTGACCGTGCCGCGTTGCGTGATGACAATCCACAACATCGCGTTTCAGGGCCTTTTCGACAGGTCTGTCTGCTCTGATCTTGGCCTCTCGGATGAATTGTTTCATTCAGAAGCCATTGAATATTATGGAAAACTGGGTTTCCTCAAAGCTGGCATTGCGCTCAGTGACAAGATCACAACTGTGAGCCCGACCTATGCATATGAGCTGCTGACGCCGGAATTCGGCATGGGACTGGAAGGTTTGCTGCAGGCCCGTCAGCAGGATCTGTGCGGTATTCTCAACGGGATAGATCTGGAGGTCTGGAACCCACAGACAGACGCCGACCTTGTGGCACCTTACTCCACGCGCAGTCTGAAGCGCCGCCTGAAAAACCGTGAGGCTATTGAGCGGCGCTTTGGGCTGACTTCCAACCCAACGGCGCCGCTATTTTGCGTGGTCAGCCGCCTGACATCGCAAAAAGGTCTTGATCTGCTGCTGGAAGCGTTGCCGGTCCTGATTGGGCGTGGCGCTCGGCTGGCTCTTCTGGGATCTGGCGACAAGGACCTTGAGGCCGGTTTTACCAAGGCCGCTAAAGATTATGCCGGGTCTGTTGGCGTGATTATCGGCTATGATGAAAAACTGTCGCATGTGTTGCAGGGAGGCAGTGATGCTATTCTGGTTCCCTCGCGTTTTGAACCTTGCGGACTGACACAATTATATGGTGTACGCTATGGTACATTGCCGGTTGTCGCAAAGACGGGTGGGTTAGCGGATACAGTCGTGGACGCTAATGCTGCAAATCTGAAATCAAAACGTGCGACCGGTGTTGTATTTTCTCCGATCAATGCGGATCAACTGGCCGATGCCATTCACCGAACCTGCGATCTGTTTGCAGATCAGGCGGTCTGGAAACAGATGGTGCTGGCCGCAATGAAGTATCCGGTGGGTTGGGATCGCTCTGCGTCAGTCTACTATGATCTGTACAAAGAGCTTGCCGATTTTGAGTAA
- the glgC gene encoding glucose-1-phosphate adenylyltransferase → MDNESQRLAQQTMAFVLAGGRGSRLQELTERRAKPAVYFGGKGRIIDFALSNAVNSGMRRLGVATQYKAHSLIRHLQRGWSFFRAERNESLDILPASQRLDQENWYKGTADAVTQNIDIIESYAPKYMIILAGDHIYKQDYSLMVKHHVESGADVTVGCIEVPRMEARGFGVMHVDDNDVILDFVEKPEDPPAMPGHPDMALASMGIYVFETEFLFDLLRKDAENPDSSNDFGKDIIPSVVKGGKAVAHPFSRSCVRSANQTMPYWRDVGTVDAFWQANIDLTDFTPELDLYDNSWPIWTYSELVPSAKFIHNEEGRKGFALSSMVSGGCVVSGSQLNRCLLFTGVKTHSYSRLDGVVVLPYANIGRNAQLTNVVVDRGVSIPEGLVVGEDVELDAKRFRRSEGGVCLITQPMIDRLDL, encoded by the coding sequence ATGGACAATGAATCCCAAAGACTGGCGCAACAGACCATGGCGTTTGTTTTGGCAGGCGGACGCGGCAGTCGCTTGCAGGAACTGACGGAACGTCGGGCAAAACCGGCTGTTTATTTTGGTGGCAAGGGGCGTATCATCGATTTTGCATTGTCCAATGCGGTCAATTCGGGCATGCGGCGTCTTGGCGTTGCGACCCAGTACAAGGCCCATAGTCTTATCCGCCATTTGCAGCGTGGCTGGAGCTTTTTTCGTGCCGAGCGCAATGAATCCCTCGATATCCTGCCAGCATCTCAACGCCTTGATCAGGAAAACTGGTACAAGGGCACAGCTGATGCTGTGACCCAGAACATCGATATTATCGAGAGCTATGCGCCGAAATACATGATCATTCTGGCAGGGGATCACATCTACAAGCAGGATTATTCGCTGATGGTCAAACATCATGTCGAGAGCGGTGCAGATGTGACGGTTGGCTGTATTGAAGTTCCGCGTATGGAAGCCCGTGGCTTTGGCGTCATGCATGTGGATGACAATGATGTCATTCTGGATTTTGTCGAAAAACCGGAAGATCCCCCCGCAATGCCCGGACATCCCGATATGGCGCTTGCCAGCATGGGTATCTATGTCTTTGAAACAGAGTTCTTGTTTGATCTGCTGCGCAAGGATGCGGAAAATCCGGACTCCAGCAATGATTTCGGCAAGGATATCATTCCATCTGTCGTGAAAGGTGGAAAAGCGGTTGCGCATCCATTCAGCCGCTCATGTGTGCGAAGCGCCAATCAGACGATGCCTTACTGGCGCGATGTGGGAACGGTGGATGCTTTCTGGCAGGCCAATATTGATCTGACGGATTTCACGCCAGAGCTTGATTTGTATGACAATTCATGGCCGATCTGGACGTATTCAGAACTGGTGCCTTCTGCCAAATTCATTCACAATGAAGAGGGTCGCAAAGGCTTTGCACTCTCGTCCATGGTGTCGGGCGGTTGTGTGGTCTCCGGCTCACAGTTGAATCGCTGCCTGTTGTTCACAGGGGTCAAAACTCATTCCTATTCCAGGCTGGATGGTGTTGTTGTTCTGCCTTACGCCAATATCGGTCGCAATGCACAACTGACTAATGTTGTGGTCGATCGAGGTGTCTCCATTCCCGAAGGACTGGTTGTCGGAGAAGACGTGGAGCTTGATGCAAAACGGTTCCGCCGCTCAGAGGGTGGTGTCTGCCTGATCACCCAGCCAATGATTGACAGGCTTGATCTGTAA